From the genome of Capsicum annuum cultivar UCD-10X-F1 chromosome 4, UCD10Xv1.1, whole genome shotgun sequence:
TTACTAGTTACGAGGAAAATACTACTTAATCAACTAAAAAGGGTCACATGAAAGCGAGGCAAGCCAAAAATGGGTTGAGACttgcatcgaataccaagtcagagACTACTCGCTAGATGTATCGTAGAGCGACTCTCAATGCTAAAACTTAAGATTTCTCTGAAAGACAACTAGCTAGATGTCTTACAGAGCAACTTTCAACGAGGACATGATCAAGACTATTCAAACACAAATCACTTAAAAGGTACTATGAATGTTTCACCCTACAAATCACTTAAACACAGAAGATCGTAAAAGGACGGAAATTGATGAACTTCATCAAGGAGTAGAGttggggtagatacacaaatcaCCTTAAATCTAAGAAGCCGAGTCGGTGGGTTTCTGTCTGGTTAGTAGGAATTTCTTGTCTTCCTAGAAACAATTACATTATGAACAATTTGTTCTTTAAAAGCTCTCTCTCTTATAACAATCTTTCTTGGGCATTTCTCTGTTAGAGTAATGCCAATTCTAAGAACTGGTAAGTGTATCATGCTCTTCCTTTTAGTGATTCTGGGCTTGATCCTGATTTGGAGATCTTTTGGTTACACAAAGCACCCCGCATTAGCAAGATTCGTGAAAGGGCACCCCAAGGAGTATGATGTAGACAGTACTGTACTTTCATGCAAGCATTAGTAGTTGCTTTTAGAAAAATACAGCATCGTGTAATGTATACCAGAGAGCATATGAAAAtgaacaacaccaacaacaacatacccagtgcattcccacaaagtggggtctggggaagtaaagcgtacacagtccataccactacctcaaatgaagtagagaagctgtttccaatagacccccagctcaggacatataacagtataacaaacaaaaaacatacaAGTTACTACTACACGAAAATACCATGAAAAAGAcagatacaaacaaagcactctATCCTGCCATAACGGTTGAACGCCTACCAACTAACCCTCTACCATAATCAGTATATGAAAATCTTATGGACTAAAAACTAACCTGCATTTCATTTGTGCACAACCTTCTGATCTCCCAACATACATCCTACAACTTGGACATCTTTGCCATTCTTGATTCTTAACAAGTTGCATAAGTTGTAAACCTTCAACCTCCCTTTCATCATTGTTAAACTTGTCAAATTCTTCACACACAAATCCTGAATGCCATGGAACTTTACACTTTGCACAAAACAACCTCCTACATTCCGGGCACTCCGATTGATCGATAACCTTATTTTCGCCCGCGCATTCATCAATTAAAAGCGCGGAACAATCCTTAAACGGACAATAAAATCTCTCTGACACCAAAATCATCGACTCACACAACGCATCTCCCCACCTAACGAACACGTCGTTAGGCAATATGGAACCGCAATTTTGCGGTTCCAGTTCCCCGTTACAACCCGTAACGGGGCACGAAATTCGAGAAATGTTCTCTTGGAGTTTTGAAGATATATACTTAACAATGCAATTTTTGCAATAAGAATGATTGCATCCCATAATTTTGAAGATTTCAACTATAGATTTTTCCTCAACACAAATATCACACGTAAAAATGTTACATTGGACATCTATATGAACAGATAAATTTGGATTTGTTGTGACTTCCATTGATGcttaattaatttttgtattaaacCACAAGAATTAAAATTCAACTAGGTTTTTATAACCCTCACATAaaggtttttttttgtttttttgatgtTGCAGAAGACAATgagttttctttttttggggaGAAAATTAACCTTTCAACTTCTAtgcaaaatctttttttttttaaagaattaagagtttaagttatatacatgtacaatataaataattttttacactaataacatgtaaaaatggccttgtataatttttattttatttttatacccTTACACGTTGGATGGAATTGTTATTTCAATTAATTAATTTGGATTTTGCAAAGAtatgaaaatcctaaaaataaggGTGTGAGAGTTTTAGAATGGAATGATTTAAGAAGAGAAAGATTTTCAAAAGATTTGGAGCTAAATATACTgaaagatattaaatatttatacgacagaatctaaagaattttcttgaaaatgtaTTTCCTGTTTAATGTACGTTAggaatttaataaatatattctcCCTATTTTATTTACATAAGGAATTATGGGAATGTTTTTATTTTGACCATCTTTTGAAAATCGTAATTCCGAAGTATATGGGATAGAATTGTAATTcaattaaatgatttttttaatattgtgtATTTATTATTTGACATTTTTAATCTAGTAAAAAATTTCATTAGTAGTTCCtcactaattattttttttgaaacttggtaaaaaaaaaaagagtttttgacGTTCTGTTGGAAAATAGTTTTAGAaatttgaagttgtgtttggacggacattttacttgaaaaaaatgTAAAGTTTTACTATTGGAGGTGAAATTTCACCCAAAAATTGATCTAAGCAAgtttttgaaacttgaaaatgaaCCAAATTTAAATTTCACGAACaacattttcaatttatttattttttaaaaaagtttactCCTAAAATTGTTGAAAGAAGGGAAGTCAGCTTAGCCCTTGCAACTAACACTATGAAAACAGTAATAACTTCCGGAAAGTAGTTAGTAACTAACCTTGTATCTTGTAGCCAATTAAGTTAGTTAAGTAGTTCGTTTCTAGAACCTTCTATGATTAGCTATATAAACATACTAACTACACATTGTACATCACAAGATCAAGATTCAATCAATGAGATCAATCTAAACTCTTCTCTGTCTCTgcattcttattcttctttcttcttcttcattccaGTTTATAGAGttcatcatggagaaactttgaTTAAGTTCATGGTATCAGAGAACAATCGATTTTGTTTAATCATTTCCATTACTGTGATTCAACTTCCTCAAATTCTAAACTATGAAATCTACAAAGATCACATACAAGAATTACATCAAGAAAACAACTATAGTGATGGCTTCTAACAATGATGTACATGCTGAAGAATCAGCCAATTCAGCTAGTGGAGCAATTGGAGTTCAACATTCAGTGGGATTTGATTATAACCATCCACTATTTATGCATCCATCAGATGTAAGTGGCTGCAGATCATCTTTTTTCAGTTAACTGGAATTGAAAACTTCTCTGTGTGGTTTCGATCCATGAGATTGTCTTTGCTAGGAAGAAACAAGTTAGGATGGTAAACGGTTCATGCTCTAAGGATAAATTCCCTCCTTAAATGAGTAACCACTGGGAAAGAGTAAATGCAATAGTGCTTTCTTGGATTATAAGGGCAGTAGCCAAAAATCTATTAGGTGGGATCATGTATGCCACTAGTGCACAAACTGTTTGGAATGATTTGTGTGAGAGGCTCAATAAGCTTGATGGTTCAAGAACATTCAATCTTCACAAAGAAATTGCCACATTGTATCAAGGAACAACTTCTGTATCCCTATATTACTCAAGGCTGAAAGATTTGTGGGAAGAATTTGAGGCTTTGGTTCCAATACCTAGTTTTAACTGTGAGAGTTCCAAAGATTATGTTGCTCATCTCCAAAAGTGAAAACTATTTCAGTTCTTGATGGGCTAAATGAATCTTATAGTCAGGCAAGAAGTCAAATTTTACTCATGAGTCCACTACCATCTATTAACCAAGCATATGCTATGGTAATCAgtgatgaaattcaaaaatcagtAGGAGCTAGTGCAGGAATTCTTGGCTCTACTCCTGCAATTACAGGTTTATGAATTAGCCATGTTTACAAGGAGTAATGACAAAAATGGCTATTCTAAAAGTATTGAAACAACAATATTCCCCATAAGTGGAGACCATCAACACAAACAGTTCACGAAAAAACACAATTTGTATTGTGATATATGAAAGATCAAGGGTCACACCAGAGAGAACCGCTGGAAAGTAATTGGTTATCCTACTGATTTCAAGTTTAGGAAGAGAATGGGAACCTATGCAAGTGCAAATGCAGTGTGTAATGTTGGGGAGGAAAATGCAGGACATGGATATAGTTAACTGGTTCACTCAGCTCACACTCAAGATAACTGCTCCAATCTACAGTCAACTCTGGGATGGGAGGCTCTAGTTCATAGACAAGTCCCTGTGTATTCACTAATGAGCAGTATACTCAGATTTACAACTGTTAAATAAACAAGACAAGTCTAAATACTCAGCTCATACAACAGGTAAAATGGTAGAGTCAACAGGCTCCACCAATATGGATTCATGGATCATAGACACGATGCAACCAACCATATGGTTGCTGATCACAGTGCACTAAATGAATCCTCCATAACTAGTAATTGTACTCCAAAAAGAATATACTTACCAAATGGTGACGTATCTTTAGTCACACATGTTGGTTCAACCAATATATTTGGCACCGATACACTCACAAATGTTTTTCACTTTcctcaatttaaatttaatttattatcaGTTTCTAAACTTACAAAGGAGTTACAATGTCTTGTATATTTTTATCCCGATCTCTGTGTGTTTCAAGATCTCTATAATGGgaaggtgaaggggattggtagagAAGCTGATGGACTCTACATCTTTTCCAATACCACTACTATCAATGATACTGTGATGATAgcaaaaagatcaaatcttttttaTTCTGTTCCTAATTCTGTCTATGATTCCGTAGTCGATAATGCCAACTTAGACATAGTCTTATGGAATAAAAGATTAAGACATGCTTCTACTCATGTACTTAGGAAAACTCTGCCTATAACTACtggtataatattttttaaaaaaatcaatgaatgtGTTGTCTGTCCTTGTGCAAAACAAGTAAGACTTCCTTTTCCAACTACTTGTATCAAATCTACTTCTACATTTGAATTGATGCATATGGATGTACGGGGACCTTATAGAGTTCCCACATTTGAAGGAAATAGATTCTTCTTAACCATAGTCAATGAATATTCTAGAATGACTTGGATCTATCTTTTGAAACTCAAATCTGATGTGTGTGTAATAATGTCTCAGTTCATTCAACTTATTAAAACTCAATTTGATAGAAACATCAAAGTCATTAGAACTGATAATGGAGCAGGATTTTTTCAACTCTATATGTTCTACATTGTGTAGCAACTTAGGTATTATTCACCAAACTACATGTGCCTACAGCCCTCAGCAAAATGGAGTGGCTGAAAGAAAGCATAGACACATCCTGGAAATCACTAGGCCCACCAGATTTCAGGGAGCAGTGCCTATTAAGTTTTGGGGCTTGTGTGTTAAAGAAGTTGTGTATATTatcaatagacttcccacaactGTACTAGATTACATTTCCCTTTATACTATGCTAAGATAGTTCATAAACTTCAACCTAGATCTAGAGAATGTATTTTGATGGGTTATTCTGATATTCAGAAAGGCTACTTATTATATGATCATACTAATAACCTGTTTTTTGTTAATAGGGATGTCAACTTCAGAGAAGATGTATTCCCTTTTAAAAACCTGAGGCATGACTCCCAATAGTCAACTGCTACCAAACTCAATGAGACTCTAATCAACTGGTTAGACATGGAGGTGTAGAACATACAAATCTCTCAAGATTCAACACCAACTGAGAACACTAACTAATGATCACATGATACAAGAGCAACTGACACAGGTGCAACAGGCTGATCAGGTTCAAACTCCAAACACATCTCAACCACAGGCtgaaaatcaggaataagtcatGGTCAGAAGGACCATCAAAATTAGAACCAGCTACTTACAGTGAAACTGTGAAAGATCCAAGGTGGATAGAAGCAATGAAGGAGGAGATTGCAGCACTAGAAGGAAACAAAACTTGGGATATCACTAGCTTACCTGAAGGCAAGAAACCTATTAGTTGCGAGCGGATTTTCGAAATAAAATACAAAGCTACTGGTGAAATAGAAAGGTTCAAAGCTAGATTGGTTGCAAAAGGCTATAGCCAACAAGACGGTATTGACTTTCAAGAGACTTTTTCTCCTGTTGTGATGATGAAAATAGTTAGAACAATACTCATAATTGCAGCTCAGAGACATTGGTTCATTCACCAGATGGATGTGTATAATGCATTTCTACAAGGTGATCTACATGAGGAGATTTACATGGACTTGCCGCAGGGATTCAAGAGCATTATACACATCCATCTGGTGAATGTATGGTCTATTCAAGAGCATTTACAAGACCATACACTCACCGGGGGAGAAGAAACTAGACTCTTGAAATCCCTGTATGGTCTCAAACAGGCTCCCAGGCAGTGGAATGCCAAGTTATCTGAAGCTTTAATAAGGATGGGGTTCAAACAAAGTCAAATTAATCATTCTTTATACACTAAGCAGACTAGTGAAGGTATTACTATTGTATTAgtctatgtggatgacatgttcaTCATAGGTGATATTCTGAGGATGATTGAAGACACAAAAGGAAAACTTCAGCAAgccttcaagattaaagatctTGGTAAGCTAAATTTCTTCTTACGAATTGAGTTTGCCAGGTCAAAGGAAGGCATTTTGATGCGCCAAAGGAAATATGTCTTGGAACTTATATTTGAGATGGGATTAGGAGCAACACCTTTTGACACAAACATTAATCTCACAACAAAAGAATATGATGATCATGTCTACAACCAGGAGCAAGAAGTGAACAATCCACCAACTAATATACAAGGTTACCAGAGACTCATACGGAAGTTGTTGTATTTAACAACAACCAAAGAAGTCTCATATGGATGTTGTTGCTACGTTGGTCAGACATATTAAGCAGAAGCCTGGACAAGGAGTATTACTATCAAGTCAACCAAAAACAGAAGTTACAGCTTACTGTGATGCAGTCTGGGCATCATGTCCATTCTCAAGAAGATCAGTTACTGTCTATTTTGTGAAGCTAGGTGAATGTATGCTTTCTCGGAAATCTAAGAAGCAAAATACTATTTCCAGAAGTTCAGCTGAAGCTGAATACAGAAGCATTGCTGCAACTGTTGCTGAACTTGTCTGGCTACTAGGATTTCTAAAAGAGATTGGAGTTGAAGTGAAACAACCAGCTAAGATTTATAGTGATAGCAAGTTAGCTATGCAAACTGCATCCAACCCTGTATATCATGAAAGAACCAAGCACATTGAGATAGATTGTCACTTCATAAGGGAGAAACTCAATCAAGAACTACTAACAGTCAACTACATTCCTACCGGGGAACAACCAACTGATGTACTAACTAAAGGGCTCAACAAAGCTCGATATGAATATCTTATATCCAAGCTAGGTATCCTTAATCTATTTGGGATTacctagcttgagggggagtgttgaaaGAAGGGAAGTCAGCTCAGCCATTGCAACTAACACTATGAAAACAGTACTAACTTTGTATCTTGTAGCCAACTAAGTTAAGTAGTTCATTTCTAGAACCTTCTATGGTTAGCTATATAAACATACTAATTACACATTGTACATCACAAGATCAAGATTCAATCAATGAGATTAATCTAAACTCTTCTCTATCTCagcattctttttcttctttcttcttcttcattccaGTTTGCAGAGTTTATCATGGATGAACTCTGATTAAGTTCAAAAATCTTTGGCCAAACAGCAGCTTAATACTTTGAAATTCAAATgtttaatcaaagaaaaatattttccatcaaagaccaaaaaaaatagtaagtcatttcttgaaaaatatgcCACTCTTCTTCAATATCACTGTGTTTCAATTTAACATTTGGACATTACGAAAAACTTTTAATTTCGCAAAGATCACCAAAATATTATCCTCATCATTTTTCCAACTCATTAAGGCCACACAACCATTTTACATAACCAGCAAGCATAGAGGCGGATTCAGGATTTGAATTTTACAGCAACGACTTCAAGTGCTAATAACTGGActctatatttaaaa
Proteins encoded in this window:
- the LOC107869314 gene encoding E3 ubiquitin-protein ligase RSL1-like; the protein is MEVTTNPNLSVHIDVQCNIFTCDICVEEKSIVEIFKIMGCNHSYCKNCIVKYISSKLQENISRISCPVTGCNGELEPQNCGSILPNDVFVRWGDALCESMILVSERFYCPFKDCSALLIDECAGENKVIDQSECPECRRLFCAKCKVPWHSGFVCEEFDKFNNDEREVEGLQLMQLVKNQEWQRCPSCRMYVGRSEGCAQMKCRCGCDFCYKCGAHSSDHYCSNCGT